One Alcaligenes ammonioxydans DNA segment encodes these proteins:
- a CDS encoding MarR family winged helix-turn-helix transcriptional regulator: MIMNDIPASAVADAAPDLESRAHSDDHFDTRLWLRLMACTNLVEGEIRSRLRTEHATTLPRFDLMAQLQRQPAGMKMSELSRHLMVTNGNITGITDQLEKEGLVERIKVLTDRRSSLIRLTPKGKRQFKKMAASHEQWLQEMFANLSDKARVNLFEALGELKLITRNNVAMASREN; the protein is encoded by the coding sequence ATGATCATGAACGATATCCCCGCTTCCGCCGTCGCCGATGCTGCTCCCGACTTGGAAAGCCGTGCCCACAGCGATGACCACTTCGACACCCGTCTGTGGTTACGCTTGATGGCCTGCACCAATCTGGTTGAAGGCGAAATTCGTAGTCGTCTGCGTACCGAACACGCCACTACCCTGCCCCGTTTTGACCTGATGGCTCAATTGCAGCGCCAGCCCGCGGGCATGAAAATGAGCGAACTGTCCCGCCACCTGATGGTCACCAACGGCAATATCACAGGCATTACGGATCAGCTGGAAAAAGAGGGTCTGGTCGAACGCATCAAGGTACTCACCGACCGCCGCAGCTCCCTGATCCGCCTGACGCCCAAAGGCAAGCGCCAGTTCAAGAAAATGGCAGCTTCCCACGAGCAATGGCTGCAGGAGATGTTTGCCAACCTGTCGGACAAGGCGCGCGTCAACCTGTTTGAAGCCTTGGGTGAACTCAAACTGATTACCCGCAACAACGTGGCAATGGCCTCTCGCGAGAACTGA
- the argJ gene encoding bifunctional glutamate N-acetyltransferase/amino-acid acetyltransferase ArgJ, which translates to MAVNLFIPSESDIHPVAGVKIGIAEAGIRKANRRDLTVFELAPGTSVAGVFTTNRFRAAPVQVCEAHLATHDGIRALVINTGNANAGTGQAGLEKAQQTCKETARLLNILPQQVLPFSTGVILEPLPMDRLLGALPAAVSDLSDNNWFNAAHSIMTTDTQPKIVSRQIQLSGKTVTLTGISKGAGMIRPNMATMLGYLATDAGIAPELLRDMCRLAADRSFNRITVDGDTSTNDSFIIMATGQSGVTVESIADPNYNTLLDALVDASRELAQKIVRDAEGATKFMTIQVDDAGSSEEALKVAYAIAHSPLVKTAFFASDPNLGRILCAIGYAGITDLDVSKLRLWLGDVLVAVDGGRNPEYREEDGQRVMKEAEILVRVSLGRGQHSETVYTCDFSHEYVTINADYRS; encoded by the coding sequence ATGGCCGTCAATCTGTTCATCCCCTCTGAATCTGACATTCACCCCGTTGCCGGTGTCAAAATCGGCATTGCCGAAGCCGGTATTCGCAAGGCCAACCGACGCGACCTGACCGTGTTTGAACTGGCCCCTGGCACCAGCGTAGCCGGTGTCTTTACCACCAACCGTTTCCGCGCCGCTCCCGTTCAGGTGTGCGAAGCGCATCTGGCTACCCACGATGGCATCCGCGCCCTGGTAATCAATACCGGCAATGCCAACGCCGGTACCGGTCAGGCAGGTCTGGAAAAAGCCCAGCAAACCTGCAAGGAAACAGCGCGTCTGTTAAATATTCTGCCTCAGCAGGTCCTGCCCTTTTCCACCGGCGTAATTCTGGAGCCGTTGCCCATGGATCGCCTGCTGGGTGCCCTGCCCGCAGCGGTCAGCGATCTGTCGGACAACAACTGGTTCAATGCTGCCCACAGCATCATGACCACCGACACCCAGCCCAAAATCGTGTCTCGCCAAATCCAGCTCTCGGGCAAAACGGTCACCCTGACGGGTATCAGCAAGGGTGCAGGCATGATTCGCCCCAATATGGCCACCATGCTGGGTTATCTGGCCACCGATGCCGGTATTGCTCCCGAATTGTTGCGCGATATGTGCCGTCTGGCGGCAGACCGCTCTTTCAACCGCATTACGGTTGATGGCGACACCTCCACCAACGACTCGTTCATCATCATGGCAACCGGCCAAAGCGGTGTCACAGTAGAGTCGATTGCAGACCCGAACTACAACACCTTGCTGGACGCCCTGGTGGACGCCTCGCGCGAACTGGCCCAGAAAATCGTGCGTGACGCCGAAGGCGCCACCAAGTTCATGACCATTCAGGTTGATGACGCCGGCTCCAGCGAAGAAGCACTGAAAGTGGCTTACGCGATTGCTCACTCGCCTCTGGTTAAAACCGCCTTCTTTGCCTCCGATCCGAACCTGGGCCGCATTCTGTGCGCCATTGGTTACGCAGGCATCACAGATCTGGACGTGAGCAAACTGCGTCTGTGGCTGGGGGATGTGCTGGTAGCGGTGGACGGCGGACGCAACCCCGAGTACCGCGAAGAAGACGGTCAGCGCGTCATGAAGGAAGCCGAAATTCTGGTTCGTGTCTCCCTGGGTCGCGGCCAACATAGCGAGACGGTCTACACCTGCGACTTCTCGCACGAGTACGTCACCATTAACGCCGATTACCGCTCCTGA
- a CDS encoding DUF1328 domain-containing protein encodes MLYYAVIFFIVAIVAAVLGFGGIAAGAASIAKILFVVFLILAVLSLIKGMAKK; translated from the coding sequence ATGCTTTACTATGCCGTAATCTTTTTTATTGTTGCCATTGTCGCGGCTGTGCTGGGTTTTGGAGGTATTGCCGCTGGTGCTGCTTCGATTGCCAAGATCCTGTTTGTCGTGTTCCTGATTCTGGCGGTGCTCTCGCTTATCAAGGGCATGGCCAAGAAATAG
- a CDS encoding CsbD family protein encodes MNKDTIEGKWKQLAGKARSVWGEITDDDWAKMKGDATQLAGLVQERYGRTREEAEREVKDFYDKYDR; translated from the coding sequence ATGAATAAGGACACGATCGAAGGCAAATGGAAACAGCTGGCCGGCAAGGCCCGCAGTGTCTGGGGGGAAATTACGGATGACGACTGGGCCAAGATGAAAGGCGACGCCACCCAATTGGCGGGTCTGGTCCAAGAGCGCTATGGCCGCACCCGCGAAGAGGCGGAGCGTGAAGTAAAAGATTTCTATGACAAGTACGACCGCTAG
- the rplU gene encoding 50S ribosomal protein L21: MYAVIKTGGKQYRITAGQKLKIEQIPADIGQEISLDQVLSVGEGEALQIGAPFVAGAVVKATVLAQGRHDKIKIFKMRRRKHYRKTQGHRQNYTEIRIEAINA; the protein is encoded by the coding sequence ATGTACGCGGTTATAAAAACCGGCGGTAAGCAATATCGCATTACTGCTGGCCAAAAACTCAAAATAGAACAGATACCGGCAGACATTGGGCAAGAAATTTCGCTTGACCAGGTTCTGTCCGTCGGCGAAGGTGAAGCACTGCAAATCGGTGCTCCTTTCGTTGCTGGCGCTGTGGTCAAAGCTACTGTTCTTGCGCAAGGCCGTCACGACAAGATCAAGATTTTCAAAATGCGCCGTCGCAAGCACTACCGCAAAACGCAAGGCCATCGTCAAAACTACACCGAAATCCGCATCGAAGCGATCAACGCCTAA
- the rpmA gene encoding 50S ribosomal protein L27, protein MAQKKGGGSTRNGRDSQAKRLGVKVYGGQVISAGGIIVRQRGTQFHPGVNVGIGKDHTLFSLVDGKVKFSITGALNKRTVSVVAAE, encoded by the coding sequence ATGGCACAGAAGAAAGGCGGCGGCTCTACGCGGAACGGCCGTGACTCACAGGCCAAACGTCTGGGCGTTAAAGTCTACGGCGGTCAGGTAATTTCGGCTGGCGGCATTATTGTTCGTCAGCGCGGCACTCAGTTTCACCCCGGCGTGAACGTGGGCATTGGCAAAGACCATACCCTGTTCTCTCTGGTTGATGGCAAAGTTAAATTTTCCATCACCGGTGCACTGAACAAGCGTACCGTTTCGGTCGTTGCTGCCGAATAA
- the obgE gene encoding GTPase ObgE, with translation MKFVDEATIEVVAGKGGNGAASFRREKFIEKGGPNGGDGGRGGSIYAEADRNVNTLIDYRYARLHRARNGENGRGSDQYGAGGEDITLRVPVGTMIFDAETGEQLFDMKRHGERVTLAQGGAGGLGNLHFKSSVNRAPRQFTYGKEGEHRKLRLELKVLADVGLLGMPNAGKSTLITRISNAKPRIADYPFTTLHPNLGVVRSSEAHSFVVADIPGLIEGASEGAGLGHLFLRHLTRTRILLHLLDVSSLDPDEDIVAKVAAEARAIVEELRLYSEELYAKPRWLVLNKLDMVSDPEDLKARLLKELNWEGPVFGISALTGVGTQDLVYQLQTWLDQESRKEHIEQDIADGTHIYDERFAPD, from the coding sequence ATGAAATTCGTAGACGAAGCGACCATTGAAGTGGTCGCAGGCAAAGGTGGAAACGGCGCTGCCAGTTTCCGCCGAGAAAAATTTATTGAGAAAGGTGGCCCCAACGGCGGCGACGGTGGACGTGGCGGCAGCATTTACGCTGAGGCCGACCGTAACGTCAACACCTTGATCGACTACCGCTACGCCCGCCTGCACCGCGCTCGCAACGGCGAAAACGGCCGTGGGTCCGACCAGTATGGGGCGGGTGGCGAAGACATTACCCTGCGTGTGCCGGTAGGCACCATGATTTTCGACGCCGAAACCGGCGAGCAGCTGTTTGACATGAAGCGCCACGGCGAACGGGTCACGTTGGCCCAAGGCGGAGCCGGCGGTTTGGGCAACCTGCATTTCAAATCCAGCGTGAACCGTGCGCCGCGTCAATTTACCTATGGCAAGGAAGGCGAACACCGCAAGCTGCGCCTGGAGCTCAAGGTGTTGGCCGATGTGGGCCTGCTGGGTATGCCCAATGCCGGCAAATCCACCCTGATTACCCGTATCTCCAACGCCAAGCCACGCATTGCCGATTACCCGTTCACCACTCTGCACCCCAACCTGGGCGTGGTGCGCTCGTCCGAAGCCCACAGCTTTGTAGTGGCGGATATTCCTGGTCTGATCGAAGGTGCGTCTGAAGGAGCTGGCCTGGGCCACTTGTTCCTGCGCCATCTGACCCGCACCCGTATCCTGTTGCACCTGCTCGATGTCTCCAGTCTGGACCCGGACGAGGATATTGTGGCCAAAGTGGCGGCAGAAGCCCGAGCCATTGTGGAAGAACTGCGCCTGTACAGCGAAGAGCTCTACGCCAAGCCACGCTGGCTGGTTCTGAACAAGCTGGACATGGTGTCCGATCCAGAGGATCTGAAAGCCCGCCTGCTCAAAGAGCTCAATTGGGAAGGTCCTGTTTTCGGCATCTCGGCCTTGACCGGTGTGGGCACTCAGGATCTGGTTTACCAGCTGCAAACCTGGCTGGATCAGGAAAGCCGCAAGGAGCATATCGAACAAGATATTGCCGACGGTACGCATATTTACGACGAGAGGTTTGCTCCAGACTGA
- the proB gene encoding glutamate 5-kinase, producing the protein MQHSSHSESAVAQSRRLVIKVGSSLVTNEGKGIDLDAVEQWATQIAQLHAQGKQLVLVSSGAIAEGMARLGWPRRPKAMNELQAAAAVGQMGLIQAYEVAFARHGVRTAQILLTHEDLADRRRYLNARSTINTLLDLGVVPIVNENDTVVTDEIRVGDNDTLGALVTNLIEAETLIILTDQAGLYSADPRSNPDAQFISLGQAGDPTLEAMAGGSGSNIGTGGMITKILAAKRAAQSGGHTIIASGREKQVLSRLAQGERIGTELRATLPVRSARQRWLVDQLRVRGRVSLDEGAVRALVDGHKSLLPVGVTHVEGEFDRGDVVACVDKHGVEYARGLINYSSDDTRRIMGQPSHLINELLGSEHDTELIHRNNMVFPRSSPDQD; encoded by the coding sequence ATGCAGCACTCTTCTCATTCTGAATCGGCCGTTGCGCAGTCGCGCCGACTGGTTATTAAAGTAGGTTCCTCCCTGGTCACCAACGAGGGCAAAGGGATTGACCTGGATGCCGTAGAGCAATGGGCGACCCAGATTGCTCAACTGCATGCCCAAGGCAAGCAACTGGTGCTGGTCTCCAGTGGCGCCATTGCCGAGGGCATGGCCCGTCTGGGATGGCCGCGTCGACCGAAGGCCATGAATGAGTTGCAGGCAGCGGCCGCGGTAGGCCAGATGGGTCTGATACAGGCTTATGAAGTGGCCTTTGCCCGCCACGGTGTGCGCACTGCCCAGATTCTGCTGACCCATGAGGATCTGGCAGACCGCCGCCGTTATCTGAATGCACGCAGCACCATCAACACCTTGCTGGACCTGGGCGTGGTCCCCATCGTGAACGAAAACGACACCGTGGTGACCGATGAAATCCGCGTGGGTGACAACGATACCCTGGGCGCGCTGGTCACCAACCTGATCGAAGCCGAGACCCTGATTATCCTGACCGACCAGGCCGGACTGTACAGCGCCGACCCTCGAAGCAACCCCGACGCACAATTCATCTCGCTGGGTCAGGCGGGTGACCCGACGCTGGAGGCGATGGCGGGCGGCTCGGGCAGCAATATCGGCACTGGCGGCATGATTACCAAGATTCTGGCTGCCAAGCGTGCCGCACAAAGCGGCGGCCACACCATCATTGCCTCGGGCCGTGAAAAGCAGGTGCTCTCGCGTCTGGCCCAAGGGGAGCGCATCGGTACGGAACTGCGTGCCACCCTGCCGGTACGCTCGGCCCGGCAGCGCTGGCTGGTCGACCAGTTGCGCGTGCGTGGCCGTGTATCGCTGGACGAAGGCGCGGTACGTGCGCTGGTAGACGGACACAAAAGTCTGCTGCCGGTAGGCGTCACCCATGTCGAGGGCGAATTTGACCGTGGCGATGTCGTCGCTTGCGTGGATAAGCATGGCGTGGAATATGCTCGCGGTCTGATCAACTACTCGTCGGACGATACCCGTCGCATCATGGGTCAGCCCAGTCACCTGATCAATGAGTTGCTGGGCAGCGAACACGATACGGAGCTGATCCACCGTAACAATATGGTGTTTCCGCGCAGCAGTCCGGATCAGGACTAA
- a CDS encoding D-amino acid dehydrogenase, which translates to MKILVLGAGVEGVTSAYYLARQGHSVTVIDRMAGPALETSFANAGQLSFGYACPWAAPGIPRKAIKWMFDEHPPLTIRPDGTLTQIKWLLAMWRNCTADRYAINKERMVRLAEYSRHCMAELRAQTDIQFEHRAQGTLQVFRTQQQLDNIAADIEVLKEAGVPYQLLSASELHTIEPALRHVEHKLSGGLRFPEDETGDCQMFTRRLSELAEQEGVEFRWNQTIQRIHSNGSEISGVQSSDGLLTADAYVVALGSWSSGLMKNLQAIPVYPLKGYSITATIADASRAPQSTLLDESYKIALTRFDNRIRVGGMAEVVGFNKQLNPRREQTLLMVLNDLFPGSYHSDADLHFWTGLRPKTPDSTPIVGRSRYPNLFLNTGHGTLGWTLATGSAQLLADLISNKEPAIRADDLSVQRYA; encoded by the coding sequence ATGAAGATCCTCGTGCTAGGTGCTGGCGTCGAAGGCGTAACCAGCGCTTATTATCTTGCCCGCCAAGGACACAGCGTCACGGTCATTGACCGCATGGCTGGGCCCGCTCTGGAAACCAGCTTTGCCAATGCCGGCCAACTTTCCTTTGGTTATGCCTGCCCTTGGGCTGCGCCAGGTATCCCACGCAAGGCGATCAAATGGATGTTCGACGAGCATCCTCCCCTGACCATCCGCCCCGATGGGACGCTCACCCAAATCAAATGGCTGCTGGCCATGTGGCGCAACTGCACGGCTGACCGCTACGCCATCAATAAAGAGCGCATGGTGCGCTTGGCCGAATACAGCCGCCATTGCATGGCTGAGCTACGCGCTCAGACCGATATTCAGTTCGAGCATCGGGCCCAAGGCACCTTGCAAGTGTTCCGTACACAACAACAACTGGATAACATCGCCGCCGATATCGAGGTGTTGAAAGAGGCCGGCGTACCTTATCAGTTGCTGTCGGCTTCCGAGCTGCACACCATTGAACCGGCGCTCCGTCACGTCGAGCACAAATTGAGCGGTGGTCTACGTTTCCCTGAGGACGAGACTGGCGACTGCCAGATGTTCACACGTCGATTGAGCGAACTGGCTGAACAGGAAGGGGTGGAGTTCCGTTGGAACCAGACGATTCAGCGCATTCACAGCAACGGCTCGGAAATCAGCGGTGTGCAAAGCTCCGATGGTTTACTGACTGCTGACGCCTATGTGGTGGCGCTGGGCTCCTGGTCGAGCGGTTTGATGAAAAACCTGCAAGCTATCCCGGTTTACCCCCTGAAAGGCTATTCGATTACCGCCACAATTGCAGACGCCTCCCGCGCCCCTCAATCCACCTTGCTGGACGAAAGCTACAAAATTGCTTTGACGCGCTTTGACAATCGCATTCGTGTGGGTGGCATGGCCGAGGTAGTGGGTTTTAACAAGCAGTTGAACCCACGGCGCGAACAAACCCTGCTGATGGTGTTGAACGATCTTTTCCCCGGCAGCTATCACAGCGACGCAGACCTGCATTTCTGGACGGGACTGCGACCCAAGACACCGGACAGCACCCCGATTGTGGGACGCAGCCGTTATCCCAACCTGTTCCTGAACACGGGCCACGGAACGCTGGGATGGACCTTGGCTACCGGCAGCGCGCAACTGCTGGCTGATCTGATCAGCAACAAGGAGCCTGCCATCCGCGCCGATGACCTGTCGGTGCAGCGCTACGCTTAA
- a CDS encoding DNA-binding response regulator, with protein sequence MSVANELAGGPVVLYLATAIADRIELEQKIQALAERGYRLIFCPDVTALLQSAQTRTRHAGTVCIAWLGGGLAEICSAAVRLRMLCPQIGILMQSEATDSAMLQALHSGGDQFCPKQASLELLAASLHSLQRRLMQIPFIPEPSATQEWVLDQEGWTLISPVGMSFSLTSTERAFMVCLLAREDRRASHYELMCAVASKTDVISNPPSALHINRLGVLVSRMRRKFSQGGTTLPIRSLHNWGYMFAANCQLLLDGARD encoded by the coding sequence ATGTCGGTTGCAAATGAACTTGCTGGCGGTCCTGTTGTGCTGTATCTGGCCACTGCCATTGCTGATCGAATCGAACTAGAACAAAAAATTCAGGCACTGGCTGAGCGTGGTTATCGACTTATTTTCTGTCCGGATGTGACGGCCTTGCTGCAGTCAGCCCAGACACGGACGCGCCATGCGGGTACGGTATGCATTGCCTGGTTGGGGGGCGGCTTGGCTGAAATCTGCTCGGCGGCTGTGCGTTTACGGATGCTATGTCCGCAAATCGGAATCCTGATGCAGTCCGAAGCAACGGACTCAGCCATGTTGCAGGCCTTGCATAGCGGGGGGGATCAGTTTTGTCCCAAACAAGCCTCCTTGGAGTTGTTGGCCGCCAGTTTGCACAGTCTGCAACGGCGTCTGATGCAGATCCCCTTTATTCCAGAGCCATCGGCAACCCAGGAGTGGGTATTGGACCAAGAGGGCTGGACCTTGATCTCGCCAGTTGGCATGTCGTTTAGCCTGACCAGTACCGAGCGCGCGTTCATGGTTTGCCTGCTGGCTCGGGAGGATCGTCGTGCCAGCCATTACGAGCTGATGTGTGCTGTGGCCAGCAAAACAGATGTGATCAGTAATCCGCCCAGTGCCCTGCACATTAATCGTTTGGGGGTATTGGTCAGTCGCATGCGGCGCAAGTTCAGCCAGGGCGGGACGACACTGCCCATACGGTCACTTCATAACTGGGGGTATATGTTTGCCGCTAACTGCCAGTTACTGCTCGATGGGGCACGGGACTAG
- a CDS encoding helix-turn-helix domain-containing protein: MKHFSERLRHARQHRGLSQAGLARLCGLSQSAISNYENGTRRDAREILDLARALNVSVLWLRKGVGKMEFTDDTYLLSEPLDGPPIVSWPFRLFSVDEVVALAESERDLLDRTMRHLLDGMKPR, from the coding sequence GTGAAACATTTCTCCGAACGCCTTCGCCATGCACGCCAACACCGCGGTCTTTCTCAGGCTGGTTTGGCACGTCTGTGCGGATTGAGCCAGAGCGCCATTTCCAATTACGAAAACGGTACTCGTCGAGATGCCCGTGAAATTCTGGATCTGGCCCGCGCGTTGAACGTCAGCGTTTTGTGGTTGCGAAAAGGCGTTGGCAAAATGGAGTTCACGGATGACACCTACCTGCTGTCCGAACCCTTGGATGGCCCTCCGATCGTTTCCTGGCCTTTTCGCCTGTTTTCGGTTGATGAAGTCGTGGCCTTGGCAGAGAGTGAACGAGATTTGCTCGATCGCACCATGCGGCATTTACTGGACGGCATGAAACCGCGTTAG
- a CDS encoding helix-turn-helix domain-containing protein, with the protein MKHFSDRLRHARLQRGFSQAELARLCNLSQSAISNYESGTRRDAREILDLAKALNISAQWLKSGLGTMELSPAHAATLQDSGEGPPIVTWPFNRFSVDEIVALPPKERDHLDQTIRHLLNGMKRK; encoded by the coding sequence GTGAAACACTTCTCTGATCGCCTCCGTCACGCCCGCCTGCAACGTGGCTTCTCACAAGCCGAACTGGCTCGTCTGTGCAACCTCAGCCAAAGTGCCATCTCCAATTACGAGAGTGGTACACGACGTGACGCGCGCGAAATCCTGGACCTGGCAAAAGCACTGAATATCAGTGCCCAATGGCTCAAGAGTGGCTTGGGCACGATGGAGTTAAGTCCAGCACATGCTGCCACCTTGCAAGACTCCGGCGAAGGTCCACCCATTGTGACCTGGCCGTTCAACCGCTTTTCCGTAGACGAAATTGTGGCTTTGCCGCCCAAAGAGCGGGATCATCTGGATCAAACCATCCGTCACTTGCTCAACGGCATGAAAAGAAAATAA
- the thiC gene encoding phosphomethylpyrimidine synthase ThiC produces MTSKTPSFTATAASVDPAAIQPLPNSRKIYQTGSRPDLRVPFREISLADTPSHFGAEPNPPLSVYDTSGPYTDPTVQIDIRKGLPALRQAWISERGDTELMAGLNSQYGQARQADPELDSLRFELKRQPRRSISGANVTQMHYARRGIITPEMEFVAIRENLRREHYIESLRASGPQGEEMARRLTKVHPGQNFGASLPTTVTPEFVRDEIARGRAILPANINHPETEPMIIGRNFLVKINANIGNSALGSTIGEEVEKMTWAIRWGADTIMDLSTGKNIHETREWIIRNSPVPVGTVPIYQALEKVGGIAEDLSWDIFRDTLIEQAEQGVDYFTIHAGVRLPFIPMTASRMTGIVSRGGSIMAKWCLAHHRESFLYEHFEDICEIMKQYDVAFSLGDGLRPGSGYDANDQAQFAELRTLGELTQVAWKHDVQVMIEGPGHVPLHLIPENMQLQLEHCHEAPFYTLGPLATDIAPGYDHITSGLGAAMIAWQGTAMLCYVTPKEHLGLPNKKDVKDGIITYKIAAHAADLAKGHPSAAFRDNALSKARFEFRWDDQFNLGLDPDTAREFHDETLPKDSMKVAHFCSMCGPKFCSMKISQDVRDYAKANGLDEQSAVEHGMKEMSVQFVQQGSKLYQEA; encoded by the coding sequence ATGACAAGCAAAACCCCTTCTTTTACGGCCACAGCGGCCAGTGTCGACCCGGCTGCAATCCAGCCTTTGCCCAACTCCCGGAAAATTTATCAAACTGGCTCACGGCCTGATCTGCGTGTGCCGTTTCGGGAGATTTCCCTGGCTGATACGCCCAGCCATTTCGGCGCCGAGCCCAACCCTCCCCTTAGCGTGTATGACACCAGCGGTCCCTATACGGACCCCACGGTACAGATCGATATTCGCAAAGGTCTGCCTGCCTTACGCCAAGCCTGGATTTCCGAGCGCGGCGATACGGAGTTGATGGCTGGACTCAACAGTCAGTACGGTCAGGCGCGTCAGGCAGACCCGGAACTGGACAGCCTGCGCTTTGAACTCAAACGTCAGCCACGACGCAGTATTTCGGGTGCCAACGTGACGCAAATGCATTACGCTCGGCGCGGCATCATCACGCCCGAAATGGAGTTCGTCGCTATTCGGGAGAATCTGCGACGCGAGCACTACATTGAGAGTTTGCGCGCCAGTGGGCCACAAGGTGAGGAAATGGCTCGTCGCCTCACCAAAGTACACCCTGGCCAAAATTTCGGTGCCAGCCTGCCCACAACGGTCACGCCTGAGTTTGTACGTGACGAGATCGCGCGTGGGCGCGCCATCTTGCCTGCCAATATCAATCACCCGGAAACCGAGCCCATGATTATCGGTCGAAACTTCCTGGTGAAAATCAACGCCAATATCGGCAACTCGGCCCTGGGTTCCACCATTGGCGAAGAAGTCGAGAAGATGACGTGGGCCATCCGCTGGGGAGCAGACACGATCATGGATCTGTCCACAGGGAAAAACATCCACGAAACGCGCGAGTGGATTATCCGCAACTCACCCGTGCCAGTCGGGACGGTACCCATTTACCAGGCCCTGGAAAAGGTCGGTGGCATCGCCGAGGATCTGAGCTGGGACATTTTCCGCGACACCTTGATTGAGCAGGCTGAGCAAGGCGTGGATTACTTCACGATTCACGCCGGCGTCCGTTTGCCCTTTATACCCATGACGGCCAGCCGCATGACAGGCATTGTGTCGCGGGGAGGCTCCATTATGGCCAAGTGGTGTCTGGCGCATCACCGCGAGAGCTTTCTGTATGAGCATTTCGAAGACATCTGCGAGATCATGAAGCAATATGATGTGGCCTTCTCGCTGGGAGATGGCTTGCGCCCAGGCTCAGGCTACGACGCCAATGATCAGGCTCAGTTCGCTGAACTTCGCACCCTGGGTGAGCTGACCCAGGTCGCCTGGAAGCATGATGTTCAGGTCATGATTGAGGGGCCTGGCCATGTGCCCTTGCATTTGATTCCTGAGAACATGCAGTTGCAGCTGGAGCACTGTCATGAAGCCCCGTTCTACACCCTGGGGCCTTTGGCAACCGACATCGCACCGGGTTACGATCACATCACCTCCGGTTTGGGGGCCGCCATGATTGCGTGGCAAGGCACGGCCATGCTGTGTTATGTGACACCCAAGGAGCATCTGGGTTTACCGAACAAGAAGGATGTCAAGGACGGCATCATCACCTACAAAATCGCCGCCCATGCGGCGGACCTGGCCAAGGGGCATCCTTCAGCAGCGTTCCGCGACAATGCTTTGTCCAAAGCGCGCTTTGAGTTCCGTTGGGACGATCAGTTCAACTTGGGGCTGGACCCGGATACGGCGCGTGAATTCCACGATGAGACTTTGCCGAAAGACTCGATGAAAGTGGCACATTTCTGCTCTATGTGTGGGCCCAAGTTCTGCAGTATGAAGATCTCGCAGGATGTACGGGACTACGCCAAGGCTAATGGCCTGGATGAGCAGTCCGCTGTGGAGCATGGAATGAAGGAAATGTCAGTGCAGTTTGTGCAGCAGGGCAGCAAGCTGTATCAGGAGGCTTGA
- a CDS encoding OmpA family protein: MSTGGRTAVGAGGGAAVGAGIGALIGDSSKAALIGAGIGALAGGIAAYNWSGIKKDVQQSGATSLGVDVTEMADGSLRVNIPSSVSFDTGRYQLKPALLPVLDSVARAMNQHPELRAKAIGYTDSTGSAQTNQTLSVNRASAVTNYLNQQGVGQGRLMVEGRGPNSPIGDNATAEGRAMNRRVELYLYAPQK; the protein is encoded by the coding sequence ATGAGCACGGGCGGTCGCACCGCCGTTGGAGCCGGTGGCGGCGCTGCAGTGGGGGCGGGTATTGGAGCCTTGATTGGCGATAGCAGCAAGGCGGCCCTGATCGGAGCCGGTATTGGTGCATTGGCTGGCGGGATCGCGGCCTATAACTGGTCCGGTATCAAGAAAGACGTTCAGCAGTCCGGCGCTACCAGTCTGGGCGTGGATGTGACCGAAATGGCTGACGGCAGCTTGCGGGTCAATATTCCAAGCAGCGTCTCGTTTGATACGGGTCGCTATCAGCTGAAACCGGCTTTGCTGCCTGTTCTGGATAGTGTGGCGCGTGCCATGAATCAGCATCCTGAGTTGCGCGCCAAGGCGATTGGTTATACCGATAGCACGGGTTCGGCACAGACCAATCAGACCTTGTCGGTCAACCGTGCCAGTGCTGTGACCAATTATCTGAATCAGCAAGGGGTAGGCCAAGGTCGTTTGATGGTGGAAGGCCGCGGTCCGAACTCGCCTATTGGTGACAATGCGACGGCAGAAGGCCGTGCCATGAACCGTCGCGTGGAGTTGTATCTGTACGCGCCGCAGAAGTAA